From Aegilops tauschii subsp. strangulata cultivar AL8/78 chromosome 5, Aet v6.0, whole genome shotgun sequence:
gaagcttgtttctttcgccgtttgagttttgttgcttcgttcgatttgattctttttgcaaactggagttcttaagttgaactttctggttggatctcttatttcgagttttacctgtgcacccttgcttgattgcttatgtatgtattgtttgttatcgatagaatacccggagtgcgaagcgtgctactacgagtctctaggtttcacggatcatcagcaaggcaagtaacactttgatcatacctctttaccacccagttttattgcattagatcaatcctcaaacaattgcatgattaggatatgattaatatgtgggttttgggaagtagatgaggtagtacctattgccctgtttattatcaaacctttgggagttacttctacgtttgcttatattgctatgctatgctcgtagacgtggattgggttcgagtgaattttcatgacagatgtgagattgttaattaatggttcaacttaaggtggttactttaatttacatctgggtggattgaggcacctggagaacccagtgttgcctgtatttttggatatcccggagtacccgtgtgatcatcctatggaccgccacccaggctcaaagggatcatgagattattcatgctagaaacttccgtgtgcagccacaagctattatgggctctatcatagttgagtaggttacatgacctcttgaagaggtgggctagcagatgtaggggaaagtaggtgtaactgtccacccggagtaaagagtattgtttctgaaagactgtgtctcagtcatccgtttctcaaacaccatgtagtgcgagaaatcaagcggaggcgatcgaatcttgtggggaaaagtgcgcaaacctctgcagagtgtacaatctaatcatggttagccgtgtccccggttatggacatcttgagtatctagttcttggattatcatgtgaatctcatcatcatgttacttaatttaatttgattgggttaatcacgttcttaattgggattgagttggaggtaccttctcaatgttcaacaaccaccatgatagttaaataaaatttattcctttgttgtagggaaaaattggcttttcgcaaaactgtaaccatagagctttccaccagccaaatatgcatgtagtcatagcattattctgttcattactctctatgtgttactttgccagcatattccatgtgctgacccgttttcgggcggcaacattcatgttgcagacttttcagacgacgagtaaggtgccataggtcatggtcttatactcagtgatgccgttggagttgatggactcactttatcttccaagccttccgctgttatcatttttagatggccttaagccatatttattgtattaagttctctcttgagactattcgatataataagtgtgtgattgctactctgttataaatccttcaagtattgtgcgtgtcagcattaccgatccagggatgacactgatgcacagagactagactgtttgaggtctggtcgctacatcaagtgccaattctgcgtttgctaactttcaataagtttactacctatacttattttgtgtgaagtcattactccccatggtataagcatatgaaacatatataaattctgatttatgatattcaattcattcaaccatttactcataggatatacgtgaagcacatgagtaaatgacaaactactccaaaagatataagtgaagtacactgagtagtcaaataattaactagccatgggaggattctttttcattcaagatttcaggtccaatgattttattcaaacagcaagtaaaattgaaaatacgctccaagcgaaacacatatcatgtgacaaataaaaatatagctccgagtaaggtataccgatagttttgaagacgaaagaggggatgccttccggggcatccccaagcttaggcgcttgagtcttccttgaatattaccttggggtgccttgggcatccccaagcttagggtctttccgcTCCTTactctcctcatatcgatatctcacccaaagcttgaaaacttcaatcacacaaaacataacggaacttcatgagataggttagtatgataaagagtaaaccattcactttggtactgtcaaagacaaggttcataatttttctcacacaattcctactgtaccatataatttctacaatttatattgagaaatataatccATAGAAATTAGacacaagcaaactatgcaatgaaaacagaatctgtcagaaacagaacagtctgtaatgatctgaacagaaaccatacttctgctactccaaaaattatgaaataaattggtggacgtgaggaatttttctattaatcttctacaaaaagaatcaactcaaaatcactcttctgtaaaaaattgcagctaatctcgtgggtgcaaagtttctgttttttacagcaagatcacattaactttcacccaagtcttcccaaaggtcttacactttattgaaacaaaagctataaaacatgattaatacagtagcttaatcatgtaaacatacaaaaacagtaagggtaaatattgggttgtctcccaacaagcgcttttctttagtgccttttagctaggcatgatgatttcaatgatgctcacataaaagaaatgatttaaaacataaagagagcaacatgaagaatatgactagcacatttaaatctaacccacttcctatgcctagggattttgtgagcacataatttataggaacaagaatcaactagcataggaaggcaaaacaagtataacttcaaaactttaagcacatagagaggaaacttgatattattgcaactcctacaagcatatattcctccctcataataattttcagtagcatcatgaatgaattcaacaatataaccatcacctaaagcattcttttcatgatctacaagcatggaaatttttctactctccacattagcaaaattcttctcattcggaatagtgggatcactaactcctaaagttgacactcttccaatcctgctttagatgatagtattattcatactccaaaagatataaatgaagttcatggagcattccaCAATTAATATAgtctaaccaatatccaagctcaaaatatataagtgaagtacacgaagcattctataaaaccatactcaaaagatttaagtgaagcacaaagagcaattctataagatcatacttaaaagatataagtgaagcacatgaagtattctgtAAATCAATGAAGGTATATCTCATACTAgaatggttcttaaaggaaaaacaaaaacacaaaggacacaaatcatgtgaacaaaacaaaaaccgaggtataccgatatttgttgaagaagaaagatgggatgccaaccggggcatccccaagcttagatgcttgagtatcctttgaaatatttacttggggtgccttgggcatccccaagcttgaactcttgcctctctttattcttctcatactgatagctcctcgatctttgaacacttcatccacatagaactttaacaaaaactttgtgagatccgttagtgtaataaagaaaatcactacctttaggtactgtttcAAACTTATTTTAATTTCATATTAGAACtatatctactttattccaacttcaccatggttcataccccccgatacaacccatatattcatcaaaataagcgaacacctcatagaaaacagaatctgtcaacaacaggacagtctgtagtaatctggaagtttagtaaacttctgtaactccaacaaATTCTAAAGAATATGAAAATTTGAAACATTTGTGCAGAAGTAATTTGCAAAAGGTTTCAGACCCATTTtaccttccagtaaaaaatgtaaaatcacgcgccacagccaaagtttctgtttttgttctacacatagtaaacaagcaatctaatcatcctaaaaccaaagcttggcacattatttttataatacaatggatatatacaagggaataattatttacagagaaactttcataaaaaattctacattgtttccatgagcatgaacacaagttctcaaggtcgaccctcacttcttcaatgcataactttccaatcacttctctttttgaaaaactttttaggcatgaaaggcaattaattttttttgtattttcattctttaaaaaaaatatgtttcacccacaactaaacagaaacaaaaaaggaaaaatacaatctacttagtgaagaaagcagacaagcacacacgagaatatcaaccccacgctattgctccccggcaacggcgccagaaaagagcttgataatccccaagtgcagggaatcatcgtagcaatttccaaaggtggaagtgataagtatggagtgtagaacccacaaggagctaaaggtaagatcaatattctctcaagccctatctgccactgatacgactctacgtacaccaaacgtttgcttccaactagaaacgagaaataaaactacgttgtgggtatgaagaggaaaACTTTGTATCATAttggagagctaaaatataaaagtaggtgctgttatcataaagttagaatatattactaaatattatcaatagcgagtgtggaataatgattggtcggtgtgcggaattatcctgggcaatcgttaacaagaccggtaatcactattgcaatttcatatgagggagaggcataagctaacgtacttcctcttcttggatcatatgcacttatgattggaactctagcaagcatccgcaactactaaagatcattaaggtaaaacccaaccatagcattaaagcatcaagtcctctttattcccatacgcaacaacccccttactcgggtttgtgtttcagtcactcaccaacccactataagcgaatcatgaacgtattgcaacaccctacagcgggaatccctcacgcttgcgcgacacagagagcaccataggatagcaccaataataaaacatacaactcataccaatctagatcatcaatcaacccaaagacaaaggatatctactcaaaacatcatagggtggcaacacatcattggatcataatatgtggcataaagcaccatgttcaagtagggattacagtggggtgcgggagagtggaccgcgtagaagagatgaggatggtgatgatggtggtgatgttgatgaagacgatcaccgcggcgattattcccctcccgatggcactctggcgccaccaagagagaggagcagaggttctcccccttgtgcttcctcctccatggcctcccccctagatggggagaggttctccctctggtccttggccttcatggcgatgatggcccctctgggatcctcctccatggcctccggtgatgatgacccctccggcagggtgctagagagggcctagattgatttctcgtggctacaaaggcttgcggcggcggaacttctgatctaggttattttctgggtgtttctgtatttataggaatttttggcgttggtttcacgtcaggggggtctctgagtagtccacgaggcaggggcccatgcccaggggggtggacgcgcccccaccctcgtggacagctcgggactcttctggcccaattCTTTTACTCCggaggcttcttttggtccataaaaatcatcaaaaattggcacgtcaattggactccgtttgatattccttttctgtaaaactcaaaatcaaggaaaaacagaaactggcactgggctctaggttaataggttagtcccaaaaatcatataaaatagcatataaatgcatataaaacatctaagatggataagataatagcatgaatacttcctaaattatagatacgttggagacgtatcatccatcACATCGATCTCCACAGAAAACACCAAGCCCTACTACCGGCGATGGCGTTCAGCGACGAGTACAAGGGCGTGGAGGCCCACGGCAACACCAAGTTGCACGTCATCCACACCAACGACAAGAAGCATATGGCGATCTCCCTCGCGCAGTACGAGCGCCACCTCAGCCTCCAGCGCCACAAGATCGTCGGCATTGATCTCGAGTACAACAACGAGCCTGAAGTGACGCAGAAACCCGCCCTCTGCTAACTCTCCGTCGGCAAGACTCAGCCGGTGCTGCTCTTCCAACTGAGCACCACTGAAAGGTGAACCGTCTTCGACAACTTCCTCGCCAACCCCAGGTACACCTTTGCAGGCTTCTCCATCAACGGCGACAAAACCAGGCAAGAGCGCGTCAATCTGGAGGTCGCCAActttgtcgacatccagaaggagTGGAGGTTGCCCGAGGCAACCAAGGAGTTGGACTCCCTTGGAGACGTCTCCGGCATGCTCATCGACGACTACTACaacaacatgaagaagaagatcacCGACGATGAACACAAGCGCTGGGCCACCCTGCCTCTATCCATGAGGCACGTCGAGTACGCGGCAAAGGACGCCTACGTAGCATACTGATACATCTCCCtcgtatcaataattttttattgttccatgccaatattctacaactttcatatacttttggcaactttttatactatttttgggactaacatattgatccagtgcccagtgccagttcctgtttgttgcatattttatgtttcgcagaaaccccatatcaaacggagtccaaacgggataaaaacggacggagaatttttttggaatatttgtgatttttgggaagaagaatcaacgcgagatggtgcccgagggggccacgaggcagggaggcgcgcccctgaccctcgtgggcaccccgtaaggaggttactgctcttctttggctgcaagaaagctaattttcggagaaaaatttGGGCGAAGGTTTTAATccaattggagttacggatctccggatgtATAAGAAACGGTAAAAGGGCAGAATCCCAGAGCGCAGAAACatagagagacagagagacagatccaatctcggaggggctctcgcccctaccatgccatggaagccaaggaccagaggggaaacccttctcccatctagggagaaggccaaggaagaagaagaagaaggggggccctctccccctctcttccggtggcgccggaacgccgccggggccatcatcatcatctccg
This genomic window contains:
- the LOC141022652 gene encoding uncharacterized protein; its protein translation is MAFSDEYKGVEAHGNTKLHVIHTNDKKHMAISLAQYERHLSLQRHKIVGIDLEYTFAGFSINGDKTRQERVNLEVANFVDIQKEWRLPEATKELDSLGDVSGMLIDDYYNNMKKKITDDEHKRWATLPLSMRHVEYAAKDAYVAY